From Salinibacterium sp. ZJ450, one genomic window encodes:
- the atpA gene encoding F0F1 ATP synthase subunit alpha, with the protein MADITISPDEIRDALKDFVKSYEPGKTSTAEVGHVTDAGDGIAHVEGLPGVMANELIKFADGTLGLAQNLDENEIGAIVLGEFTGIEEGMEVTRTGEVLSVPVGEGYLGRVVDPLGTPIDGLGPVATEGRRALELQAPGVMQRKSVHEPMQTGIKAIDAMIPIGRGQRQLIIGDRQTGKTAIAIDTIINQKANWESGDVSKQVRCIYVAIGQKGSTIAAVKGALEDAGAMEYTTIVASPASDPAGFKYLAPYTGSAIGQHWMYQGKHVLIIFDDLSKQAEAYRAVSLLLRRPPGREAYPGDVFYLHSRLLERCAKLSDELGAGSMTGLPIIETKANDVSAYIPTNVISITDGQIFLQSDLFNANQRPAVDVGISVSRVGGDAQVKSIKKVSGTLKLELAQYRSLEAFAMFASDLDATSKRQLARGARLTELLKQPQYSPYPVEDQVVSIWAGTNGKLDEVPVEDILRFERELLDYLGRNTSVLTTLRDTNVLDDNTVATLETEIDKFKLEFQTGEGKPLASVGREEFEELAAEEVNQEKIVKGRR; encoded by the coding sequence ATGGCAGATATCACCATCAGCCCGGATGAGATCCGTGATGCGCTGAAGGACTTCGTCAAGTCCTATGAGCCCGGCAAGACATCCACCGCCGAGGTTGGCCACGTGACCGACGCCGGCGACGGCATCGCGCACGTCGAGGGCCTTCCCGGTGTGATGGCTAACGAGCTCATCAAGTTCGCTGACGGGACCCTTGGTCTCGCGCAGAACCTCGATGAGAACGAGATCGGCGCCATCGTGCTCGGTGAGTTCACCGGCATCGAAGAAGGCATGGAAGTCACCCGCACCGGAGAGGTTCTCTCCGTTCCCGTCGGTGAGGGCTACCTCGGCCGCGTCGTCGACCCGCTCGGCACCCCGATCGACGGCCTCGGCCCGGTCGCCACCGAGGGTCGCCGCGCACTCGAACTGCAGGCACCCGGCGTGATGCAGCGCAAGTCGGTGCACGAGCCCATGCAGACCGGCATCAAGGCAATCGACGCCATGATCCCGATCGGCCGCGGCCAGCGTCAGCTGATCATCGGTGACCGCCAGACCGGCAAGACCGCGATCGCGATCGACACGATCATCAACCAGAAGGCCAACTGGGAGTCCGGCGACGTCAGCAAGCAGGTCCGCTGCATCTACGTCGCCATCGGCCAGAAGGGCTCGACGATCGCTGCCGTCAAGGGAGCGCTCGAAGATGCCGGAGCCATGGAGTACACCACCATCGTGGCCTCTCCTGCCTCCGACCCCGCCGGCTTCAAGTACCTGGCGCCGTACACCGGGTCCGCCATCGGTCAGCACTGGATGTACCAGGGCAAGCACGTCCTGATCATCTTCGATGACCTGTCGAAGCAGGCCGAGGCCTACCGCGCCGTGTCGCTGCTGCTGCGTCGCCCGCCGGGACGCGAAGCGTACCCCGGTGACGTCTTCTACCTACACTCCCGCCTGCTGGAGCGTTGCGCGAAGCTGTCCGACGAGCTGGGTGCCGGCTCGATGACCGGCCTGCCGATCATCGAGACCAAGGCGAACGACGTGTCCGCCTACATCCCGACCAACGTGATCTCGATCACCGACGGCCAGATCTTCCTGCAGTCCGACCTGTTCAACGCCAACCAGCGTCCCGCGGTCGACGTCGGAATCTCCGTGTCCCGCGTCGGTGGTGACGCCCAGGTGAAGTCGATCAAGAAGGTGTCGGGAACGCTCAAGCTCGAGCTCGCCCAGTACCGCTCGCTCGAGGCGTTCGCGATGTTCGCGTCCGACCTCGACGCCACCAGCAAGCGTCAGCTTGCCCGCGGTGCGCGACTGACCGAGCTGCTGAAGCAGCCGCAGTACTCGCCGTACCCGGTCGAAGACCAGGTCGTGTCGATCTGGGCGGGAACCAACGGCAAGCTCGACGAGGTTCCGGTTGAGGACATCCTGCGGTTCGAACGCGAACTGCTCGACTACCTGGGCCGCAACACCTCGGTGCTGACGACGCTGCGCGACACCAACGTGCTCGACGACAACACCGTCGCGACGCTCGAAACCGAGATTGACAAGTTCAAGCTCGAGTTCCAGACCGGCGAGGGCAAGCCCCTGGCATCGGTTGGCCGCGAAGAGTTCGAAGAACTGGCTGCCGAAGAGGTCAACCAGGAGAAGATTGTTAAGGGTCGCCGCTAG
- a CDS encoding F0F1 ATP synthase subunit gamma gives MGAQLRVYRQKIKSAQTMKKITRAMELISASRITKAQQRVLASGPYSRAVTRAVSAVATFSNVDHLLTTEPAKVERAAIVIFASDRGLAGAFSSSVLKEAEELTSLLRSQGKDVVYYLVGRKAVGYFSFRHRDSEQAWTGQTDQPQFETAREIGAALVEKFVQPASEGGVDEIHIVYNRFISIVTQVPEVVRLLPLEVVEGVEEPGENEVLPLYEFEPDVASVLDALLPVYIESRLYNAMLQSAASEHAARQKAMQSASDNADNLVRDYTRLANNARQSEITQQISEIVGGADALAS, from the coding sequence ATGGGAGCGCAACTTCGGGTCTACCGGCAGAAGATCAAGTCTGCCCAGACGATGAAGAAGATCACCCGCGCCATGGAGCTGATCTCGGCATCACGCATCACCAAGGCGCAGCAACGGGTCCTCGCATCCGGGCCGTACTCGCGCGCCGTGACGCGCGCCGTCTCCGCCGTCGCAACGTTCTCGAACGTTGACCACCTGCTGACCACCGAGCCGGCGAAGGTGGAACGTGCCGCCATTGTGATCTTCGCGTCCGACCGTGGGCTTGCCGGGGCGTTCAGCTCCAGCGTGCTCAAGGAAGCAGAGGAGCTCACCTCACTGCTGCGCAGTCAGGGCAAGGACGTCGTGTACTACCTGGTCGGCCGCAAGGCTGTCGGGTACTTCTCGTTCCGTCACCGTGACTCGGAGCAGGCATGGACCGGTCAGACCGACCAGCCGCAGTTCGAGACCGCACGCGAGATCGGCGCGGCCCTGGTGGAGAAGTTCGTGCAGCCCGCCAGCGAGGGCGGCGTCGACGAGATTCACATCGTTTACAACCGCTTCATCAGCATCGTCACCCAGGTGCCAGAGGTGGTACGTCTGCTGCCTCTCGAGGTTGTCGAAGGCGTCGAGGAGCCGGGCGAGAACGAGGTCCTGCCGCTCTACGAGTTCGAACCGGATGTCGCCAGCGTGCTTGACGCGCTGCTGCCGGTGTACATCGAGAGCCGGTTGTACAACGCGATGCTGCAGTCCGCGGCATCCGAGCATGCTGCACGTCAGAAGGCGATGCAGTCGGCAAGCGACAACGCAGACAACCTGGTGCGCGACTACACCCGCCTTGCGAACAACGCCCGCCAGAGCGAGATCACCCAGCAGATTTCCGAGATCGTCGGCGGCGCAGACGCCCTCGCCTCGTAA
- the atpD gene encoding F0F1 ATP synthase subunit beta, which yields MTDTALAPVAESTAAGVGRIARVTGPVVDIEFPHDSIPEIYNALKTTITIGDSSTEITLEVAQHLGDDLVRAIALKPTDGLVRGQEVRNTGAAISVPVGDITKGKVFNVTGDVLNLKEGETLEITERWPIHRKPPAFDQLESKTQLFETGIKSIDLLTPYVLGGKIGLFGGAGVGKTVLIQEMIQRVAQDHGGVSVFAGVGERTREGNDLIHEMDEAGVFDKTALVFGQMDEPPGTRLRVALSALTMAEYFRDVQGQDVLLFIDNIFRFTQAGSEVSTLLGRMPSAVGYQPNLADEMGVLQERITSTRGHSITSLQAIYVPADDYTDPAPATTFAHLDATTELSRAIASKGLYPAIDPLTSTSRIMDPRYLGEDHYRVATNVKQILQKNKELQEIIAILGVDELSEEDKVTVSRARRIEQFLSQNTYMAKKFTGVEGSTVPLKETVESFDAIAKGEFDHVAEQAFFNVGGISDVEAKWAQIQKENG from the coding sequence ATGACTGACACCGCCCTCGCGCCGGTCGCAGAGAGCACGGCTGCCGGCGTCGGCCGTATTGCCCGTGTTACCGGCCCGGTCGTCGACATTGAGTTCCCCCACGACTCGATTCCCGAGATCTACAACGCGCTGAAGACCACGATCACGATCGGCGACTCGTCGACCGAGATCACGCTTGAGGTCGCTCAGCACCTCGGCGACGACCTCGTTCGCGCCATCGCCCTGAAGCCCACCGACGGCCTCGTGCGTGGCCAGGAAGTGCGCAACACCGGCGCCGCGATCAGCGTCCCGGTTGGCGACATCACCAAGGGCAAGGTCTTCAACGTCACGGGAGACGTGCTGAACCTCAAGGAGGGTGAGACGCTCGAGATCACCGAGCGCTGGCCCATCCACCGCAAGCCCCCGGCATTCGACCAGCTGGAGTCGAAGACTCAGCTGTTCGAGACCGGCATCAAGTCGATCGACCTTCTGACCCCGTACGTGCTCGGTGGAAAGATCGGCCTCTTCGGTGGTGCCGGTGTCGGTAAGACCGTGCTCATCCAGGAAATGATCCAGCGCGTTGCGCAGGACCACGGTGGTGTGTCGGTGTTCGCCGGTGTCGGCGAGCGTACCCGTGAGGGCAACGACCTCATCCACGAAATGGACGAGGCGGGCGTGTTCGACAAGACCGCACTTGTCTTCGGCCAGATGGACGAGCCGCCGGGAACGCGTCTTCGCGTGGCGCTGTCCGCACTGACCATGGCGGAGTACTTCCGCGATGTGCAGGGCCAGGACGTGCTGCTCTTCATCGACAACATCTTCCGCTTCACCCAGGCCGGATCCGAGGTGTCGACCCTTCTCGGTCGTATGCCGTCCGCCGTGGGTTACCAGCCGAACCTGGCCGACGAGATGGGTGTGCTCCAGGAGCGCATCACCTCGACCCGTGGCCACTCGATCACGTCGCTGCAGGCCATTTACGTGCCCGCTGACGACTACACCGACCCGGCTCCGGCCACCACGTTCGCGCACCTTGACGCGACCACCGAGCTCAGCCGTGCGATCGCCTCGAAGGGTCTGTACCCGGCGATCGACCCGCTGACCTCGACCAGCCGCATCATGGACCCCCGCTACTTGGGCGAGGACCACTACCGTGTCGCGACCAACGTCAAGCAGATCCTGCAGAAGAACAAGGAACTGCAGGAGATCATCGCGATCCTCGGCGTTGACGAGCTGTCCGAAGAAGACAAGGTCACGGTTTCGCGTGCCCGTCGGATCGAGCAGTTCCTGTCGCAGAACACCTACATGGCGAAGAAGTTCACCGGTGTCGAGGGCTCCACGGTTCCGCTGAAGGAGACCGTCGAGTCGTTCGACGCGATCGCCAAGGGTGAATTCGACCACGTCGCCGAGCAGGCGTTCTTCAACGTCGGTGGCATCAGCGACGTCGAGGCGAAGTGGGCACAGATCCAGAAGGAGAACGGCTAA
- a CDS encoding F0F1 ATP synthase subunit epsilon: MAELKVSVVSADKEVWSGTAKQIVARTTEGEIGILPGHEPILAILAIGDVRVTTTSGELITAKADGGFLSVEHDTVTLLAGEAALK; the protein is encoded by the coding sequence ATGGCCGAACTCAAGGTCAGCGTGGTCTCAGCCGACAAGGAGGTGTGGTCGGGAACTGCGAAGCAGATCGTGGCCCGCACCACCGAGGGCGAGATCGGCATCCTGCCGGGACACGAGCCCATCCTCGCGATCCTCGCGATCGGTGATGTGCGCGTGACCACCACGAGCGGTGAACTCATCACGGCGAAGGCTGACGGAGGATTCCTCTCGGTCGAGCACGACACGGTGACGTTGCTCGCGGGCGAGGCGGCACTGAAGTAG
- a CDS encoding YaaA family protein yields the protein MLFLLPPSETKRDGGAEGTRLDLGALRFPSLRRQRTATVAALRSLSGDRDAALRALKLGPKQHAEIDRNRSVRSSALMPAIDRYTGVLYDALDAPSLSASQRDFAAQHVVIHSALFGPIGALDPIPAYRLSHDSRLPDLALGKHWRDAAAFAIATGAAGAGGGASGNGSGAGLVLDLRSEAYVHLGPAPAGSFFVRVVSEGDDGVRRALNHFNKKGKGSFVRAVIQAEIDHADLASLLDWAASASVRLSPGAPGELELVV from the coding sequence ATGCTGTTTCTCCTTCCACCCTCAGAAACCAAGCGTGACGGGGGAGCGGAGGGTACAAGGCTTGACCTTGGTGCCCTCCGCTTTCCTTCATTGCGGCGGCAGCGAACCGCCACGGTCGCGGCGCTCAGATCGCTCTCCGGCGACCGGGACGCGGCGCTGCGCGCGCTCAAGCTCGGCCCGAAGCAGCACGCCGAGATCGACCGCAACCGGAGTGTGCGTTCCTCCGCGCTAATGCCCGCCATCGACCGGTACACCGGCGTGCTCTACGACGCCCTGGACGCGCCGTCGCTCAGTGCAAGCCAGCGTGACTTCGCCGCGCAGCACGTGGTCATCCACTCGGCGCTGTTCGGCCCGATCGGCGCCCTCGACCCGATCCCGGCATACCGGCTGTCGCACGACTCGCGGCTGCCCGACCTGGCGCTCGGCAAGCACTGGCGCGATGCAGCAGCCTTCGCGATCGCGACGGGGGCGGCGGGGGCGGGCGGCGGCGCTTCCGGCAACGGTTCCGGCGCTGGCCTCGTGCTCGACCTGCGCTCCGAGGCCTACGTGCACCTCGGCCCGGCGCCCGCTGGCTCCTTCTTCGTGCGGGTGGTGTCGGAGGGTGACGACGGCGTGCGCCGCGCCCTCAACCACTTCAACAAGAAGGGCAAGGGCAGCTTCGTGCGGGCGGTCATCCAGGCGGAGATCGACCACGCCGACCTTGCCTCGCTGCTTGATTGGGCGGCATCCGCCAGCGTCCGGCTGTCACCAGGGGCGCCAGGCGAGCTCGAGCTCGTTGTCTGA
- a CDS encoding methylated-DNA--[protein]-cysteine S-methyltransferase gives MTSDARPDPEFYMRAVPSPIGRLYVVSNGFAITYLSIADPAEPPDELLTNPHPLLNEAAEQLAEYFSGDRHTFTLPLYPQGTPFQQAVWHCLRETPWGDVTSYGAIGAATGRPSAGRAVGAAVAANPIALLVPCHRVLNADGRITGYSQGEGVLTKSWLLTHEGIDHRLPAGYAARASDNELELAWRPW, from the coding sequence ATGACCTCTGATGCCCGTCCTGACCCCGAGTTCTACATGCGCGCAGTTCCGTCGCCGATCGGTCGCCTGTACGTCGTGTCGAACGGCTTCGCGATCACGTACCTCAGCATCGCGGACCCCGCCGAGCCACCCGACGAACTGTTGACGAACCCCCACCCCCTTCTCAACGAGGCGGCGGAGCAGCTGGCCGAGTACTTTTCCGGCGACCGGCACACGTTCACGCTGCCGCTGTACCCGCAGGGCACACCGTTCCAGCAGGCAGTCTGGCACTGCCTACGAGAGACACCGTGGGGCGACGTGACCAGTTACGGGGCGATCGGCGCGGCCACCGGCCGACCCTCCGCCGGCCGCGCGGTCGGTGCGGCGGTCGCGGCGAACCCGATCGCATTGCTCGTACCCTGCCACCGCGTGCTCAACGCCGACGGGAGAATCACCGGTTACAGCCAGGGCGAGGGTGTTCTGACCAAGTCGTGGCTACTGACCCACGAGGGCATCGACCATCGGCTACCGGCGGGGTACGCCGCGAGGGCATCAGACAACGAGCTCGAGCTCGCCTGGCGCCCCTGGTGA
- a CDS encoding aldo/keto reductase, with protein sequence MTIEYRNLGRSGLRVSTIGLGCNNFGRPGSKTETQEGTAAVIHAAIDAGITLFDTADIYGYEYGRSESMMGKALAGRRDQIVLATKFGHADYESPLTNWGAKGSRRYVRQAVEGSLRRLQTDWIDLYQLHTPDPLTPIEETLDVLDDLIREGKVRYIGHSNFAGWQIADAELTAQLHGHPRFVSAQNEYSLLVRGAEQEVLPAANAYGLGFLPYFPLYNGLFTGKFSRSGGPQDSRIMRQRPHLLQNAPWDVIEQYQAFLDERGVSMLEGTFGWLLAQPGLTSVIAGATTAEQVAQNAAAATAWRPSDQDVQAISELFAAR encoded by the coding sequence GTGACTATCGAGTATCGCAACCTTGGCCGTTCCGGCTTGCGCGTCAGTACCATCGGCCTCGGCTGCAACAACTTCGGCCGCCCCGGCTCGAAGACCGAGACGCAAGAGGGCACCGCGGCGGTCATCCATGCCGCCATCGATGCGGGCATCACCCTGTTCGACACCGCCGACATCTACGGATATGAGTACGGCCGCAGCGAGAGCATGATGGGCAAGGCGCTCGCGGGTCGTCGTGATCAGATCGTGCTGGCGACCAAGTTCGGCCACGCCGACTATGAGTCCCCGCTGACGAACTGGGGCGCGAAGGGGTCGCGGCGGTATGTGCGGCAGGCGGTCGAGGGCTCGCTTCGTCGTCTGCAGACCGACTGGATCGATCTGTACCAGCTGCACACTCCCGACCCGCTGACGCCGATCGAGGAGACCCTCGACGTGCTCGACGACCTGATCCGCGAGGGCAAGGTGCGCTACATCGGGCACTCCAACTTCGCCGGCTGGCAGATCGCCGACGCCGAGCTCACCGCCCAGCTGCACGGCCATCCCCGGTTCGTGTCGGCGCAGAACGAGTACAGCCTGCTCGTGCGCGGCGCGGAACAGGAAGTGCTGCCGGCCGCGAACGCGTACGGACTCGGATTCCTGCCATATTTCCCGCTCTACAACGGACTGTTCACCGGCAAGTTCAGCCGCTCCGGTGGCCCGCAGGACAGCCGCATCATGCGGCAGCGGCCGCACCTGCTGCAGAACGCACCGTGGGACGTGATCGAGCAGTATCAGGCGTTCCTCGATGAGCGCGGGGTGAGCATGCTGGAAGGCACCTTCGGCTGGCTGCTCGCGCAGCCGGGACTGACGAGCGTGATCGCCGGCGCCACCACCGCCGAGCAAGTTGCCCAGAACGCGGCGGCCGCGACCGCGTGGCGGCCGTCGGACCAGGACGTGCAGGCGATCTCGGAGCTGTTCGCCGCCCGATAG
- a CDS encoding DUF4192 family protein, whose amino-acid sequence MQTIVKAPAPQDFLALVPQLAGFQPHNSLVIVAFRGNRTCGAIRFDLPDTTSAKVHKRMALTMMGLICKIHGVDAVVPVVYSDESVADGRIPQDSFARAVITRARLSGFLVRDALCQAADGWSSYLDPARLAHSLDEVDRSSVHDAIPAADRREVADVAAGALLPAVDFATRERVGRELLSLQQLCEDTECVDELPVLLSDIPLLFEAALHWDAATVSPADAALLLYCLQGPPARDAMMLQFAFGLDIGAAVLTENLRFVDDGTISDTLEDGARRLWGEGPRPDPERVDRAILLLKQLATRAPRAARPAPLVMLAWLNWALGLGSAASILVARALEIDPEYGMAALLRHLFASGQLPEWAFAVPD is encoded by the coding sequence ATGCAGACCATCGTGAAGGCCCCCGCGCCGCAGGATTTTCTCGCCCTCGTCCCGCAGCTCGCGGGATTCCAGCCGCATAACAGCCTGGTGATCGTGGCCTTTCGCGGCAATCGCACCTGCGGCGCGATCCGTTTCGACCTGCCCGACACGACCTCAGCGAAGGTGCACAAGCGGATGGCGCTCACCATGATGGGCCTGATTTGCAAGATCCACGGCGTCGATGCCGTGGTGCCGGTGGTCTACTCCGACGAGAGCGTGGCCGACGGCCGGATTCCGCAGGACTCGTTCGCCAGAGCTGTAATCACGCGTGCCAGGCTGTCGGGCTTCCTGGTGCGTGATGCGCTCTGCCAGGCGGCGGACGGCTGGAGCAGCTACCTCGATCCCGCGCGGCTGGCGCATTCGCTTGACGAGGTGGACCGGTCGTCGGTGCACGACGCCATTCCAGCGGCCGATCGAAGGGAGGTGGCGGATGTCGCGGCCGGCGCCCTGCTGCCGGCCGTCGACTTCGCCACGCGAGAGCGCGTCGGCCGGGAGCTGCTCAGCCTGCAGCAGCTCTGCGAAGACACCGAATGCGTCGACGAGCTGCCGGTGCTCCTGAGCGACATCCCGCTGCTGTTCGAAGCCGCCCTGCACTGGGACGCGGCGACGGTGTCGCCCGCCGACGCCGCGCTGCTGCTGTACTGCCTGCAAGGGCCGCCCGCCCGCGATGCGATGATGCTGCAGTTCGCGTTCGGGCTGGATATCGGGGCGGCGGTGCTGACCGAGAATCTGCGCTTCGTCGACGACGGCACCATCAGCGACACGCTTGAGGACGGGGCTCGACGGCTGTGGGGCGAGGGGCCGCGGCCCGACCCTGAGCGGGTGGATCGAGCGATCCTGCTGCTGAAACAGCTCGCTACGCGGGCGCCGCGAGCTGCGCGGCCTGCGCCTCTGGTGATGCTCGCCTGGCTGAACTGGGCACTCGGCTTAGGGTCGGCCGCCAGCATCCTCGTGGCCCGCGCCCTGGAGATCGACCCCGAGTATGGCATGGCCGCGCTGCTGCGCCACCTGTTCGCGTCGGGCCAGCTGCCCGAGTGGGCGTTCGCCGTACCGGATTGA